A single window of Acidobacteriota bacterium DNA harbors:
- a CDS encoding ATP-binding protein, with amino-acid sequence MRPFINREPELASLERLWGSEDAQLIIVYGRRRVGKTALVRRFIQGRPHLYFLANRLPEREQLLHLGEVTGRFFADPLLEENGFRDWRQVFSYLSRREERYALVVDEFPYLVEANPALGSLWQQGWDEVLRGTKAFVVLMGSSVSMMERETLDERAPLYGRRTGQLRLEPLTFRHARAFFPCYGFEDQARAYAVLGGMPYYLERFEEKQSLRANLLRHVLDPSAVLREEAEILLRQELQEPRVYFAILNAIAQGKRKLSEITNATALPHGTLTKYLSVLQGLRLVQREIPVTETAPEKSKKGLYRILDPYVSFWFRFVFRYRDRLEQGEDEWVADRILGELDQHVAGVYEEICAQAVREGLLDGLAPGCYRKAGRWWDRSSEIDLVALDDDQVGALFGECKWSVRPVGVDVLAELRRKASRVALPYEPAERLYALFSRAGFTPELIRLAGDSGDVLLVHGLEPVRPSSQPG; translated from the coding sequence ATGCGTCCCTTCATCAATCGAGAACCGGAGTTGGCGTCCCTGGAACGTCTGTGGGGCAGTGAAGACGCACAGTTGATCATCGTCTACGGACGGCGCCGGGTGGGAAAGACGGCGCTGGTCCGGCGATTCATCCAGGGCAGGCCTCACCTGTATTTCCTCGCGAACCGTCTTCCCGAACGGGAGCAGTTGCTCCACCTGGGCGAGGTGACGGGGCGGTTTTTCGCCGACCCCCTGCTCGAGGAAAACGGGTTCCGGGACTGGCGCCAAGTCTTTTCCTACCTTTCACGGAGGGAGGAGCGGTACGCTTTGGTCGTGGACGAGTTCCCGTACCTCGTGGAGGCGAACCCTGCCCTGGGGAGCCTCTGGCAACAGGGGTGGGACGAGGTGCTCCGAGGGACGAAAGCGTTCGTCGTCTTGATGGGCTCTTCCGTATCCATGATGGAGCGGGAAACGCTGGACGAGCGGGCGCCCCTCTACGGCCGCCGTACGGGCCAGCTCCGGTTGGAGCCTCTCACCTTCCGGCATGCACGCGCCTTTTTCCCCTGCTACGGTTTCGAGGACCAGGCCCGCGCCTATGCCGTCCTGGGCGGCATGCCTTACTATCTGGAGCGTTTCGAGGAGAAGCAGTCGCTGCGGGCCAACCTCCTGCGCCACGTCCTGGACCCGAGCGCAGTCCTTCGGGAGGAAGCTGAAATCCTCCTTCGCCAGGAACTCCAGGAACCCCGCGTCTACTTCGCCATCTTGAACGCCATTGCCCAGGGCAAGCGGAAACTCTCCGAGATCACCAACGCCACGGCGCTGCCCCACGGGACGCTCACCAAGTACTTGTCGGTCCTCCAGGGGCTGCGGCTGGTCCAGCGGGAAATCCCCGTCACCGAGACGGCGCCGGAAAAGAGCAAAAAGGGGCTTTACCGGATCCTCGACCCCTACGTGAGTTTCTGGTTCCGTTTTGTCTTCCGCTACCGGGACCGCTTGGAGCAGGGGGAGGACGAGTGGGTGGCCGACCGGATCCTGGGGGAGCTGGATCAGCACGTCGCCGGGGTCTACGAGGAGATCTGCGCCCAGGCGGTCCGGGAAGGGCTCCTGGACGGCCTCGCCCCCGGCTGCTACCGGAAGGCGGGGCGCTGGTGGGACCGGTCGTCGGAGATCGACCTGGTGGCCCTGGACGACGACCAGGTCGGAGCGCTGTTCGGGGAATGCAAGTGGTCCGTCCGCCCGGTCGGGGTGGACGTGCTGGCGGAGCTCCGGCGGAAGGCCTCCAGGGTGGCCCTGCCGTACGAGCCAGCGGAGCGCCTTTACGCTCTTTTCTCCCGCGCCGGTTTCACGCCGGAGTTGATCCGCCTCGCCGGCGATAGCGGGGACGTCCTCCTGGTGCACGGCCTCGAGCCCGTCCGCCCTTCATCCCAACCCGGATAA
- a CDS encoding ATP-binding protein has product MVFLGGPRQCGKTTLARHILGDLPEAYLNWDDPDHRGGILKRRWPKVAPLVVFDELHKFPKWKSWIKGIYDSRPPGQSFLVTGSARLDVYQRGGDSLLGRYHYWRLHPFSLGEYAGGFSPAEALRRLLTVGGFPEPFLDGDEREARRWRRERHQRIVRDDIRDLEPLRSLPSLELLLTLLRQRVGSTLTLSGLAREIQVAPRTIAHWVEILSRMYLVFVVRPYSVNVARAVQKPFKAYFYDNLDVDCPEDRQPGALFENLVATHLRKKVDFLEDYTGEKWELAFLRDRDGREVDFVVVRDGAVDELVEAKCSGSEVSRSLIHYAEKLNPRQAVQVVKELRASFSRGSLRVTDPITGFEAPPWGTPA; this is encoded by the coding sequence ATGGTTTTCCTCGGGGGGCCGCGGCAGTGCGGGAAAACCACCCTGGCCCGGCATATCCTGGGAGATCTGCCGGAAGCGTACCTGAACTGGGACGACCCGGACCACCGCGGCGGCATCCTCAAGCGCCGATGGCCGAAAGTGGCCCCCCTCGTGGTTTTCGACGAGCTGCACAAGTTTCCCAAGTGGAAGTCGTGGATCAAGGGGATATACGACTCCCGCCCCCCCGGTCAGTCCTTCCTGGTCACGGGGAGCGCCCGGTTGGACGTGTATCAGCGGGGCGGAGACTCCCTGCTGGGACGGTACCATTACTGGCGGCTTCACCCCTTTTCTCTCGGGGAGTACGCCGGGGGGTTTTCCCCCGCGGAGGCGCTCCGCCGGTTGCTGACCGTAGGTGGCTTTCCCGAACCCTTTCTGGACGGCGATGAGCGGGAAGCGCGCCGGTGGCGGCGGGAGCGGCACCAGCGCATCGTTCGTGACGACATCCGCGACCTGGAACCCCTGCGTTCCCTGCCGAGCCTGGAACTCCTGCTGACCCTGCTCCGGCAACGCGTCGGGTCAACCCTGACCTTGAGCGGGCTGGCCCGGGAGATCCAGGTGGCGCCCCGGACTATCGCCCACTGGGTGGAAATTCTGAGCCGGATGTACCTGGTCTTCGTGGTGCGGCCTTATTCGGTCAACGTGGCCCGGGCCGTGCAGAAACCGTTCAAGGCGTACTTCTACGACAACCTGGACGTTGATTGCCCCGAGGACCGACAACCGGGCGCACTGTTCGAGAACCTGGTCGCCACGCACCTGCGGAAGAAGGTTGACTTCCTGGAGGACTACACCGGCGAAAAGTGGGAGCTCGCGTTCCTGCGCGACCGGGACGGCCGCGAGGTCGATTTCGTCGTGGTTCGCGACGGGGCGGTCGACGAACTGGTGGAAGCGAAGTGTTCCGGCAGCGAGGTCTCCCGTTCTCTGATCCATTATGCCGAGAAGTTGAACCCCCGGCAGGCCGTGCAAGTGGTCAAGGAACTCCGCGCATCGTTCAGCCGGGGAAGCCTCCGGGTGACCGACCCGATCACCGGGTTCGAGGCCCCACCATGGGGAACCCCGGCCTGA